One window of the Rosa rugosa chromosome 3, drRosRugo1.1, whole genome shotgun sequence genome contains the following:
- the LOC133735469 gene encoding mitogen-activated protein kinase kinase kinase 1-like — protein sequence MNEIQSLQGTAFWMAPEVFSAKMKNQGYGPPADIWSLGCTVLEMLTRQVPYPGLEPFQAFFKIAMGELPHVPHFLCKEARDSSISVYKLIQRIDTLLLSSYVIHLSRWAYQTTPCVRWSLYDEGKRTVCKRIL from the exons ATGAATGAAATTCAATCTTTGCAGGGGACTGCATTCTGGATGGCCCCTGAG GTTTTTAGTGCAAAAATGAAGAACCAAGGTTATGGGCCTCCAGCAGATATATGGAGCCTTGGTTGCACTGTGTTGGAGATGTTAACAAGGCAGGTTCCCTACCCTGGTTTGGAACCG TTTCAGGCATTTTTTAAGATTGCAATGGGGGAGCTCCCTCACGTTCCTCATTTTCTTTGTAAGGAGGCGCGAGATTCATCCATCAGTGTCTACAAGTTAATCCAAAGAATCGACACACTGCTGCTCAGCTCTTATGTCATCCATTTGTCACGCTGGGCCTATCAAACTACCCCATGTGTTCGATGGTCTTTGTATGATGAAGGGAAAAGAACTGTATGCAAGAGGATACTTTGA